One window of Myxocyprinus asiaticus isolate MX2 ecotype Aquarium Trade chromosome 4, UBuf_Myxa_2, whole genome shotgun sequence genomic DNA carries:
- the si:ch211-155m12.1 gene encoding LOW QUALITY PROTEIN: proline-rich protein 36 (The sequence of the model RefSeq protein was modified relative to this genomic sequence to represent the inferred CDS: deleted 1 base in 1 codon) has protein sequence MVETRVDRLKQQAADSRPKNKINVVIDSDLKNKQNDTAFMDKLDKHSSDTGLQALLTQLKDTFASVNKPPTADPTTNAAGLKLPEPSPQAQLTYILSVLSPVGPPANPKLAQEPSAPQINLYISGIPQQNKPNAVQPPIQAPLQLTLVATPESLPGLPYPTQAVALPAPYNSILPQNTVVMPASMPLQAFPNMFAVPPQGSPLQSPALLGPQVNPYLQSVNPLLGPQNFGPYPFYPHMYPFKPYGNNCMPTVAISPPIIFRERRQTATTQV, from the exons ATGGTAGAAACCAG AGTAGACAGACTCAAACAGCAGGCTGCAGACAGCAGACCCAAAAACAAGATTAATGTTGTCATTGATTCTGacctgaaaaataaacagaatgacACTGCATTCATGGATAAGCTAGACAAACATTCGTCTGACACA GGGCTACAAGCTTTACTCACTCAGTTGAAGGACACTTTTGCCAGTGTCAACAAACCCCCCACTGCCGATCCAACCACAAATGCAGCAGGTCTCAAACTACCAGAACCTTCTCCTCAGGCCCAACTCACATACATCCTCTCAGTGTTGTCCCCTGTCGGCCCTCCAGCAAACCCTAAACTAGCACAAGAACCCTCTGCACCTCAAATCAACCTTTACATCTCCGGCATTCCTCAGCAGAACAAGCCAAATGCAGTACAACCTCCAATACAAGCACCTTTACAGCTTACC TTGGTAGCCACACCAGAGTCACTGCCCGGTCTGCCATACCCTACTCAGGCTGTGGCACTCCCTGCCCCGTACAACTCAATCCTGCCTCAGAACACTGTAGTGATGCCTGCCAGCATGCCCTTACAAGCCTTTCCAAACATGTTCGCTGTCCCACCCCAGGGCAGTCCACTCCAGAGCCCCGCTTTACTCGGCCCACAGGTGAATCCATACCTTCAGTCTGTAAATCCCCTCCTTGGTCCTCAGAATTTTGGCCCATACCCATTTTATCCACATATGTATCCTTTCAAACCCTATGGAAACAATTGCATGCCCACTGTTGCCATATCACCCCCAATCATATTTAGAGAGCGCAGGCAGACAGCGACCACACAAGTGTAG